From the genome of uncultured Methanobacterium sp.:
GGGACCGGGGTTAAAACGTCCTGATTTTAATGCGTTTAATAATATTTGAATTTAATACTTGGATTTAAACATTCAAAGCCTTTTAAAATGATTAAATTTCATATGTGCTGTAATTAATCTGTAATAATCAATAGACGAGGGGAATACCATATGGCAGATATAAACATTCCACAAAACATTTTTTTGCTTATCATTGCAGTGATAGCGCTTATCGCAGTAATCGTTATTGTAATGCAATGGAGAAAGGTTAGGGAAGCCCAGAGTAATGTCACATTCCTTGAAAAGCAGGCAGAAATAAAGAAAATTGAACTGGTTGAACGTGATTTGGAATCCAAACGGTTAATGGAGAATGTGATACCACTCCCTAAAGATCAGCAGGAACGACTTTCCGAGATCAGGGGGGAAACATCAAAAATGATGCAAAAAGTAGGTTTTCTCCACAGTGAAATCAATGAGAGAGTTACCCGCCTGGAAACTCGTGCTGAATATGAGAAACTCACGACACTTCTAGATGATATTGAGAAAAAAGAAGCAGAACTAAATAAAAAGAGCAAAAAAGGAGGTAAATAGGTTATGACTCCTTTAGAAGTATTTGCAATCCTGGTTTTAGCAGGAGCGGTGGTTGTACTTTTATATTATTACTTGCAGGATAACCGTAAGGTCAACTTTGGACAGGTGAAAAATGAGGCCACCAATTTAGGAGAAAGGGTTTATGGTGGAGCCAGTAATCTGGGTGAAAAGGTTCAGGGAGGAGCCAATGATCTGGGTGAAAAAGTAGCAGGAGAGGGTTCAATGTCTGGAATGGGTGAAAAGGTTTCTGGAGTTGGAGAGAAATTGAATGTTTCAGGGGTCAGTGAAAAAGTCTCAGGAATGGGGGAAAAAATTAAGGGAAAGGTAAGTGTTCCCATCAGTACAGATAATTTATCCCATCGTATAGACCTTTTCCTGAATGAACAGAGCGATCAACTGATAGAAGACTGGGATCTGGCTACAAAAAAGGATCTTTCTCAACTGGAAAAACGTTTCAATGTGGTATCTCTTGATATTGAAACCTTGGAAAAACGTTTCAACGAGTACCGTGGATCAACCAACAAGAAACTGGAAACTATTGAGGAACGTCTGGATAATCTGGAGAATCCTGAGGAAAAATCAGAAAAATAAAGATTCAACCAGAAAAATAAAGGTTCCCAATGTATACCGAGATAGTTTATTATATTTCTTTTTCTTTAGCCCTATTTGGGGCTATTTTAGTTTTTTATGGGGGGATAAGGGCTGCAATCAAGGTTATCTCCAAGGAACTTTTGAGGAGACCCTATGAATATAATGACATCCGCCTGGACTTCACCAACAAGATAGTATTAGCTCTTGAATTTTTTATTGCTGCTGATCTAATCAAGAGTATAATGCAACCAACATTAAGTGATGTTGTTGTTCTAGCGGTGATTGTGGGCATAAGAACAGTGGTAGGTTACTCTTTAAATGCAGAATTAAAGGAACTATCAAGTGTTAAATAATTATCTGAATGATTTAATGAATTCTTAACTCATATATAATAAAAAAATTCAATTAAATGGGATTATAAGATGAGAATAAAAATAAATTCTGAAAATTAAGGGAAACCTTTATATAGTGCGGAGACCCAACACTGGTATACAGCGGGGTGGGGTAGTCTGGTGATCCCGCGGGGCTCATAACCCCGAGAGCCCTAGTTCAAATCTAGGCCCCGCTATTATTATTTTTACAAGTTAACTGACTTGAATATTTTTTTTATCAATTTCAAAATTCATCTCTGTAAAAATCCTCAAAAAGAGTTGTTGATGACATTCAATGCTAAGAAATTAATGTGATAATAAGTCTTAAAAGACATTTTAACGCTTTGGAAATGTGGATAAGCTTGGATGGGCACTTTTTAGGCCAAAACACCAAGCACTCTAACTTCATACTTTAATATCTACAAATTAACATGTTTTTTAAAGAGCTTATTTTTGATAAACAATTTTTATCCTCCCTTAAGGATAAAACAACAATTCAATGTAAAGTTAATTTTTAATTCTTTTTATAATGTGAAAGAGAGCATTATAAATCCATCAGTTGATAATAGCAATGAAGTTTATTCTAATTTGAGATTAGATAATCTATAACATTTATTGATAAGAATTAGTTACTTATAAAACTGGAAACCTGTTATTTGGTACTATTTATCAGTTTGATCATTTTTAATCTTATTTATATAAACTGGAGGTATTGCTCCGATGCCGCTTATCACGTATTTATTTTTTGTAGCTTCTTCCAATGAAAATAAGATAATTTTAAGAACAAGATGTAGCATCATTAAGGTCTTTAAATTGCTTTCGGGATTATTTATAGTTGAATCGATGTTGTTTTCTAATTTGACTGTTATATTGTCTCCTTCACGGTCAATTTTTAAGTCATAATTACTTTCATTGTTAATGTAATTGATGAAGTCTTCCATATTCTCAAAAAGGTCATTATCTCCCATATTGAGTTCAGATTTCAATGTTTCCCACGAATCTGGATTTATATTATTCATTAAATCATTGACATCAGTTGAAAGTGCTTTACTTTCTGAAGCCCAATCTTTCATGGCATCGGCCACTGCTTTACTATACCATCCTTTCTCAAAATGGTATATTTGGGATGCTTTTTTCCTGAATTTTAAATCAACCGCTTCATCCACAGTAATTGTTTTCCTTTTCAACCTAGTCACCTAATCAGAAATAATCATAATTTGTATATTTTATAATTACTTCATTGAACCCAGTTTATTCTATTTATATTTTGTCCTGA
Proteins encoded in this window:
- a CDS encoding DUF1622 domain-containing protein — translated: MYTEIVYYISFSLALFGAILVFYGGIRAAIKVISKELLRRPYEYNDIRLDFTNKIVLALEFFIAADLIKSIMQPTLSDVVVLAVIVGIRTVVGYSLNAELKELSSVK